In Sphingomonas oryzagri, the genomic stretch GTCGTTCACCGGCTTGAAGCCGTCGAGATCGAGCAGCAGCATCCCGCACGGACGGCCCGAGGCGCGCGCCGACAGCAGGGCCTCGCCGAGCAGTTCGCGCATCCGCATCCGGTTGGGCAGCTCGGTCAGGACGTCGAGGCTGGCGAGCTGGCGCAGGCGCCGTTCCGAGCTGCGCGTCTCGGTCACGTCCGAGCAACTGCCCCGGAAGCCGAGGAAGCCACCGGCCGAATCGACGATCGGCGTACCCGAGAAAGCGACGGAGCGGCGGGTCCGTCCCTCGCCGAATTCCACCTCGATGCCGTTGAACGCGGCGCGGCCCAGCATTGCCGAGCCGAGCGCGCCGCTGCCGCCGATCAGGGCGGGAAGAGCATTGCCGACCAGCCTGTTCATCGGCCGGCTGAGCAACGCGGCGATGCCGGGCGTCGCATAGGTCAGGATATGGGCCGCGTCCGTCTGCCACAGGCAGCTCGTGCCGCGCTCCTCATATTCGCGCATCAATCGCGCGGCCGCCTCGACGTCCACCAGCTGGCGCGCTTCGCGGTCTGCACGGTCGGCCAGCAGATGGGCGTTGCGGCGGATCACGGCGAAGACGAAGCCGAAGTGGAACAGCACGAGCACCGTCAGCGGAATCGAGAAGCGGTCGCCGCCCAGATGAAGCGCCAGGCCAAGCCCGACAGCGAGGATGCCGGCCCAGATTACTGCGGCACTCGGCACGGCGGCGATCGCGAGCGCGCCGCACATCATCGCGCAGAAGGCGCCCACCAGCACGGTCTGTATGTCGTCGGGCTGTGCCGGGTAGACCGCGACCGGGATCGACGCCCAGGCACCCGCGACCAGGCCGATCATGCAGCCTGCCTCGATCAATATCCGTTTCGGAGGTTCGCGTCTCACGTAGAGCAGCGCGTTGTTCTCCAGCCTGCGAACCATGATCCAGCTGCTGGCGATCACGAGCAGGGACCAGGCGATGATGTGCGAAAGCTCGATCTGTCGGAACAATATGCCGGCGAGCACGAAGCAGCTGAGCACCACCGCTCCGGCGAGCAGCGGCGCGAACTGAGCCAGCGCCTCCAGCCTGATTGCGCGCAACTGCGCTTCCGGCGGCATCGTGTCCGCGATGACGCTCACCCCCGAATCCGCCTGTACGAGGCTGCGGGTCTTGGTCTTCCTGGCCGGGGCGTAGAGCATCCTGGGATCACCGCGTTGATTTGGGTCCATTCTGGTATGGTCGGAAGATTTCCATCCCGTTAAGCGATCTGCGTTTTGTCTTGCGCCGCATGGATCGGCCGGATTCGACTATCGAGGGCCTTTTCTTCGATTTGTCATGCAGGCTATGACGCGCTGTCCAGGCAGCATTGTGTATGAGTGTCATGATCTTCAAACCCAAGGGAGTGGATATCCACGTGGAAACCCGTGCGCGCGACCAGGCGCGCTGGGCGATCCGGGATCATGGTGACGAGGCGGAAGAGGTCATGCGCGCCAAGCTGGCGCGGGATCGGGTGTCGGACGCCGATCGCTATCGCTACAAGCTGACGCTCAAGGAAATTGCCCGACTGCGGCAGAGCGATCCCGAGAAATACGGGCGCGGCAAGCCCCGTGGATTGCTGGGCGCGATCAAGGATCTGCTGCCCTGACATCGCTGGCGTAGCGCACGATCCCGTCGTAGGGTGCCGGCATGGCATCCAGTGAACATGGCGGCGATCGCCCCGATGGCGTCGCGGATTATTCCGGCCCGGCCGGTGGTTGGGGTGCGCTGCGGGCTGTGGCGCTCGCGGTGCGAGATCAGATGGGCGCCAGCCCGGATACGCGCGCACTGCTGCAGATGAACCAGCCGGACGGGTTCGACTGCCCAGGATGCGCCTGGCCGGACCCGAAACACACATCCTCGTTCGAGTTTTGCGAGAACGGCGCCAAGGCGGTGACGTGGGAGGCGACCGCCAAGCGCGTCGATCCGCAGTTCTTCGCGCAGCATACGGTGTCCGAACTGTGGGACTGGACCGATCATGCGCTGGAGGATGCCGGCCGGCTGACCCATCCGCTGCGTTACGATGCCGCGAGCGACCGCTTCCTGTCGATCACCTATGGCGAGGCCTTCGCCCGGATCGGGGCCGTGATGCGGTCGCTCGATCATCCGGACGAGGCTGAATTCTACACGTCGGGCCGGGCGTCCAACGAGGCGGCGTTCCTCTATCAGCTCTACGCCCGCGAATTCGGCACCAACAACTTCCCCGATTGCTCGAACATGTGCCACGAGGCGACTTCGGTCGGTCTCCCGCAATCGATCGGCGTCGGCAAGGGGACGGTGACGCTCGAGGATTTCGATGCTTGCGATGCGATCTTCTGCATCGGCCACAATCCGGGCACCAACCATCCGCGGATGCTCTCGACGCTGCGCGATGCCTCCCGGCGCGGCGTGCCGATCGTGGTCGCCAATCCGCTGCGCGAGCGTGGTCTGGAGCGCTTCAAGTCGCCCCAGCACCCGACGGAGATGCTGCTGCCCCGCGATACGCCGCTGGCGTCGGCCTATCACTTGGTGAAGGTTGGCGGCGACGCCGCGATGCTGAAAGGCATGATGAAGCGGCTGTTCGAGCGCGATGCTCTGGATCACGCCTTCATCGCGGCCGAGACCACCGGCTTCGACGCGCTCAAGGCCGATATCGAAGCGACCGGTTGGGAGGAGATCGAGCGCCGCTCCGGCCTTGCCCGCGCCGCGATCGAGAGCATGGCGGACACCTATGCCGCCGCCGAGCGCGTGATCATCTGCTACGGCATGGGCATCACCCAGCACCGCCACGGCACCGAGAACGTGCAGCAGCTCGCCAACCTGCTGCTGCTGCGCGGGAATATCGGCAAGCCCGGTGCCGGCATCTGCCCGCTGCGCGGCCATTCCAATGTGCAGGGCGATCGCACCGTCGGCATCACGGAGATCCCCAAGGAGGATTTCCTCGCACGGCTCGACACCGCCTTCGGCATCGAGAGTCCGCGCAAGCACGGCCACAATGCCGTGGAGACGCTGGCGGCGATGCGGGAAGGCAAATCGCGCACGTTCATCGGGCTGGGCGGCAATTTCGCGGTGGCGATGCCGGATCCGGAGGCCTGCCACGAGGCGTTCCGCAAGCTCGATCTGTCGGTGCAGATCGTCACCAAGTTCAATCGCACCTGCCTGCTGATCGCGAAGCAGGACACGATCGTGCTGCCCTGCCTTGGCCGGACCGAGCAGGACGTGCAGGCAACCGGCCCGCAATCGGTGACGGTCGAGGATTCCATGTCGATGGTCCACGCCTCGCGCGGCAAGCTGAAGCCGGTCGCGGAAGATCTCATGTCGGAGCCGGCGATCATCGCCCGGTTGGCGCGCGAGACGAAGCCGGCGTCGCCTATCGACTGGGAGGGGATGGTCGCCGATTACGATCGCATTCGCGACAAGATCGAGCAGGTGTTCCCTGATTTCTTCGATTTCAACGCGCGCATCCGCCAGCCCGGCGGCTTCCGCCTGCATGTCGGCGCGTCGTTCCGCGAATGGGGGACGCCGGACAGGAAGGCGAACTTCCTGGTCTTTCCGACGATCGACGAGGATGATGGCTACGACGACACGCCGCTGACGCTCACCTCGATCCGCAGCCACGATCAGTATAATACCACCATCTACGGGCTGAACGATCGCTATCGCGGCATTACCGGGCGACGCGACGTGATCTTCGCCAACGCGGAGGATCTTGCCGCCGTAGGCCTCGCGCATGGCGACCGGGTGGACGTGATCGCGGGCAAGCGGGTTCTGGCAGGGCAGACGCTGGTCGCGCATCCGATCGCGCAAGGGTCGCTCGCGGCTTACTATCCGGAATGCAACGGACTGATGGCGTTCGACGATTATGACGGGAAGAGCGGCACGCCCTCCTACAAGTCGGTGCCGGTCCGGCTGCGCAAGGCGGCCTGAGCTTTCGACGAACGCGCGACGCTGATCGATCGGCGCCGGGCGCTCCCTTGATCCGGTCGTCGAGGCGAGGCAGCCTCGACGCACAACAGGGGAGGTTCGCATGAAGCGTTCGGCATGGATGGTCGCACTCGCGCTCGGGCTGGCGATGCCAGGCATGGCGGCGGCGCCCGATTTCCAGGCGGCAGTGACGGCACCGGGGCGGCCCGCCGACGCGGTGAAGATGGACGAAGGCCGCAAACCCGCGGAAGTTCTGTCCTTTCTTGGGCTGCAGAAAGGGATGTCGGCGGCCGATCTCGTCACCGGATCGGGCTATTGGGCGGAAATCATGGCGCGCGCGGTCGGTCCCAAGGGCAAGGTGACCGCGTTCGAGCCAAACCAGTTCTACACCAGCCCTGAGGAGCAGGAGACGTGGAAGGCGCTCACCGCGCGCCGGCCGGACATTCGGCTCGTCCGCTATCCGTTCGAGGCCTTTGCCGCGACGCCGAAGAGTTTCGACTTCGCGATCATCAGCCTGAATTATCATGACCTCTACTGGACGTCGGAAAAGTATCACATCCCGCGCACCGATCCGGCCGCGTACCTCAGGACGCTCTATGCGGCAATGAAACCTGGCGGGATCGTAGGCGTGATCGACCATGTCGGGCCGGCGGGCGACACGCGGGCGATCGTCGATAAGCTCCACCGCATCGATCCGGCGACCGTAAGGGCCGACTTCAAGGCGGCCGGTTTCGTGCTGGAGGCGGAAAGCCCACTGCTGGCCAATCCGGCGGACGATCATAGCAAGCTGGTGTTCGATCCCGCAATCCGCGGCAAGACCGATCGCTTCCTCTATCGTTTCCGCAAGCCGCGCTGATCGACATCAGGCCGGCAGATCTCTTTCGGCCGGAACGAACGATTTTCCCGTGCGGAAACGCAACGGAATGAGGGCATGGGCGTTTATCGCCCCGTGGCGCCATATCGGCGCTCAGGGGGACATGAAACGGCCATGCTGGGCCTGCTGGCAGCCATTGTTGCAATCATTCTCGGCGCCGCTGGCCCCCGCTTTCGCTGGAAGGGCGCTGGCTGGCTGGCAGCGGTCGCCATTTTCATCGGGATGATCGCGACATTGCTGGAGCAGCGCGAGGCAAGCACGCGCGGCGCGGAGTTCGTCGTCACCCCGGCAAGCATATTGCTCGGCCTGCTTCTCCAGGCGGTCTTCATGCTCACCTTCTACGGGATGGCCACGCTTGCCCGGTGGAGTTGGCGTGGCCTGACTCGCGTCGAGGACGAGATCCCGCCCGCCGACGGCTGAGCATCACGGCGTCAGCCGGCGGTGGTGCCGACCTTCGCGTGGCTGCCTTCTTCGCTCGGATTGATCTTCGCGCCGAACAGCATCTTCACCTTGCCGCTGATCGACATGTCGGCTTCCCACAGCTCGGCGCTGTCGATGTCGAAGCGCAGCAGCGCCAGATTGGGATCGTCCTTGCCGCCGGGAAACCAGGCCTCGACCTGCCGCGACCACAGCTTCTCGATCATCGCGAAATCGTTGTGAATCCTGGCGGTTCCGGACAGGCAGGCGAAATAATCATGCCCCTTCGACACGAACTGGGCCATGGCCTTGCCGCCCTTGGCGAGGCGATTGTCCTTGCCGATGAAGAACCAGATCGTATCGACCTGATCCTCGTCGAGCTGCGCGGTCAGCGGTTCGCTATGCTGGCCCGTCTCGGTCAGCCCGATCATCAGGAAGGGGCTGCTCGCCATGCGCTTCCAAAGGTCGCGCTTCAGCTGGGTTTCATCGGTCATCATCGTCTCTCCCATGCTTGCTGAGAGGAAGAACGAACGCCGGCTCCACTATTTCCGTGCTTTCTTCGACGGATGTCCAATGGATGAAGACGAAGCTAACCGTCTTTGCTCATGCGTCGTTAGCGAGCGATGGCGTTCAAGGAGCCTATGAACACGCACCTGATCAGACAGGCGATCGACAGCGCAACCGAGCGTGGTCTCACGGTCGAGGAAGCACTTTCTCACTGGCAGCTGGCGGGTGGGGCGGCTGCCGGCGAGCGGTCGGCACACTGGGTTTCGATCGGTTTCGGTATCGCGCGTGACGAGCGCGCGGCGGTGCGCATCGAACGCTGAACCTCAGCCTCTCGTCTGTATCCCCCCGGCGGCCGGCTCCCGGCGGGCCGACCACAGCATGAAGATATAGATGGGTAGCCCCGCCGCCGTCATGGCGAGGCTCCACAGGCTCGCTTCCCAGCCGGCGCCGTAGAAGGTCCACATCGAATAGACGAAGCCGGTGATCGCGATCACCTCGAACCCGCGCGACGCGCCGATCCGGCCCGTGCGGAGCAGGCGGAAGCCGGACAGCATGGCCGCCAGATAGAAGATGATCGACACGGATGTCGTCACCAGCACCATGAACTCGAACAGGTTGGCCAGGCCGCGCGTATAGTTGGCGAGCACGAGGGCGCTCGCCAGCAGGCTCGATACGATATGCGCGCGCTGCGGCGTGCCGTGGCGGTTCTCGCGATCGAACCAGGCGGGCAGCATCCGTTCGCGGGCGAGCGAGAGCAGCAGTTCTCCCTGCAGCAACACATAGCCGTTGAGCGCTCCGAGCGCGGCGATGACCACGAACAACGCGACCACGGGCGCCAGCGCGGGATGGACGAAGGTACCGAAGAAAAGCGCGAAGGGCGCGTTGGATCGCGTCGCCTCCGCCTCCGGCAGCAGCAGCGTGACCGCCGAGCAGGCCAGCAGGTAGATCAGCCCGGTGATCGCGGTGCCGAACAGGGTCGCGCGGGGAATGTTGCGTTTCGGGTTCTCGATCCGGTCCCCGGCAACCAGCGCGCTCTCGAATCCCAGCAGCGGGAAGAGGGTGAGCGTCGCGGCGATGCGGATGCCGTCCGATGTCACCGGGTGTGCGTCCAGGGACGGCAGGCTCGCCTTGCCGCTCGACAACAGCCACGCGCCGACCGCGATCGCGCCGGCCAGCGGCAACAGCTTCAGGATCGTCGTGATCGACTGTACCCCGCCGGCGCGCCGGACGCCCAGGCAATTGATCAGCGTCAGCACCCAGATGGGAACGACCGCCGCGACGGCCGGCAATCCGGGGGTGGAGGCGAGGCCCGGAAACAGGATGGAGAGGTTGCTGACCGCGCCCACCGCCAGCGTGGCGTTGGCGACCCATACGGAGATCCAGTAGCTCCAGCCGATGATGAAGCCGGCGGCGGGACCGAAGGCTGCGTGGGCGTAGGTCACCGGCCCGCAGCCGCCCGCCATGTCGCGTGCCAGCCGGGCCAGGACGTAGGCTACGCACAGGCTGCCGCCGATGGTGAGGAGCCAGCCATAGACCGAACTCCAGCCGAGCGGGGCCAACGCGGTGGGCAGCAGGAATACGCCCGAACCGATCATGTTGCCGACGACCAGCGCGATGCACATGCCGAGCCCGAGGCGGCCATGCGTCCTTGCCGCCGAAATTCCGCCCGCGTCCGTTCCGTCCATCCCCAACCCCGCAGCCCGATGATCCAGCATAGTCGGATCGCGTGCAGGGGGAATGGCGATTTTCCATGCCGTGCGCTGGCGCGAGCGCGCCGAGGCTATTCTTCGAGCAGGCGAGACAGTGCTGGGCTGACGTGTTCGTCGAGCTGTTGTCCGGACCGTACGACCATGCGCGCCGCCAGCCCCTCGCGCTCGGCGATCTCCGGTGCACGGGCGGGGCCGAGCACGATGAGGGCGGTAGCCCAGGCATCGGCGTACATCGCGCGATCATGGATGACGCTCGCGGCGGCGACATCGTGTCGCACCGGTCTGCCATCGGTCGGATCAAGTGTATGGACCCCACGCACATAATGGCCCGACGTCGCGACCGCGATGTCGTGCAGCCCGACGCGCAGGGGGGCTGGAGCAGCGCCGTCGAGCGCCTCCAGATCAACCCACCAGGGCTGGCCATCGGGCTTCAGACCCCGGCCAGCCAGCTCGCCGCCGATCTCAACGAGTCCGTCCTCGAAGCCTTCGGCCGCCAGCAGATCGGCGATAGCATCGACCGCGAAACCCTTGGCGATGCCTGAGAAATCGAGCCATAATCCGCCGGGCTGGATGAGCCTGCGACGCGCGGGGTCGTAATCGAGCCGATCCAATCCGGCACTGGCGCGCGCATCGTGCAAGGCGCTTTCGCGCGGAGGACCAGCGATCGTTGCCGCGCCATAGCCGAGCAGCGCCGCCGCCCGTCCATGGGTCGGATCGAAGGCGCCGTCCGTGCGCCGTGCGACGTCGAGCGAGGCTTCCAACACCGCGGCGAAGTCGGGTGGCAGCACGAACGCCGATCCCGCCGGCGCCCGATTAAAGCGGGAGAGAAGCGAATCCGGCTCCCACTGGCTCATCTCGGCGACGATCGAGGCGAGCCGGCCCTCGATCCGATCGCGCAGCCGGATCGGCATTGCCCCCGGATCGACGGCGTACAGGACGCGCCAGCCCGTTCCCAGCGCGGACCCCGAAAGGCCGGCGACGATGCGTTGCGGATCGCACCGGCCGAGTGCCGCCGTCGATACGGTCGTCGGCAGCGCGATACGGGCTTCGCGCGCGATCAGGGCGTCATCACCTCGAACGTCGCCGCATAGCTCATCTGGCGGTTCTCGGCGCGCTTTTCGCTCGGTTTGCTGTCTTCGGCCTCCGCGCCGAGCCAATACATGCCGGCTGCGGGCCAGCGGATCGCGACCACGCCGTCGGCGCCGGTGGTAAGCGCCATCTCGCCGACATCGTCCCGGTAGCGATCGCCGCCCGGAATGACGCTGATCTTCAGCCCCGCCGCCGGCTTGCCGTCGATCAGGAAGCGGAAGCGCGCGGTCTCGCCGGCGACCACGGCATTGGGATGGGTGATCGGATCGAGCTCCAGGCCCTTGCCGGTCGGCTTGAAAACCGTGGCGGTAGGCGCGCCTTGCGTCACGAAGGTTTCGATCTTGCTGACGCGTTCGGTCAGGTGAATATCGGTGGCGTCGGCCGGCACGTTCTCGAATGCCACCGGAGGCTGTCGACGCGGGCCGCCTTCCGGATTGGCGACCGCCGCATCGCCTCCGGTGCGGGGCTGTTCGCCCCCGCCGGGACCATCGGCGGCGCCGCGCTCGCCGCCACCGGCCGGTCGCCCGCCACGCGCCGGGCCGACCCGCCGCTCCTCGCCATTCTGCTTGAACGTCCCGGTGATCGTGCTCTGCTGGCTCGCGACCTTCCAGGTCCCCTGCTGATCGAGCTTCAGGTCGAACACCGAGCGGAACCTGCCCTGCATACCATTATAGGTCTCACCAGTGCTGCCGTCGGGCTTGGTGACGGTGATCGATGCGAGCTGGACCGGGCGATGATCGAAGAAGAAGACATGGTCCGATGCGGCGGCATCGAAGGTGACGACATTGTCGTCGCCGGCCAGCGACGTGTTGGACGGCAGGATGAACGGATGATCCGCCAGTGCCGCCGAGGACGCGAGCAGGGCGAAAAGCGATGTGGCGACGATACGACGCATCATGATCCGCCCCCTCACTTCGCTGCAACCACGACGGCGCCGAGTTCGGCCTTGCCGCTCGCACGACCGTTGGCGGCCGGAAGCGTGACCGGCACGCTGACCAATTCGCGCGTGCCATGTTCGCGCGCAGCCTCGACATGGACCACATAATTGCCGGCCGGGAGGTTGGCGGGCAGCGCAACGGAATAGCTGCCCGGCCCGCGCGTCGCCCCGCTGACGCCGTCCGCCGGCAGCTGCATCATGCGCCCGCTCTTGCGCCACCAGGAGCGCAGCTCGGATAGCCACTTGGTGCCCGGTTCCTTGCCGCCGTTCCTGAGCTGATACCAGACGAACAGGCTGCGCGCCTGGCCGCCGCCGGCCGGCTCGATCCATCCGGCCACGTAGGGCTTCTTGTATTCGGCCAGATCGATGCGCGGCACCGTGACGGTGATGCTCGCCGCCGATGCAACGGACGCCGGAACGATGATGGTGCCTGCGACGAGAGCGAGACGGGTAGGACTCATGGTTCGGACCCCTAGTGGATGAAGACGATGGCGACGATCAGCGGCACCGCGATGCCGAGGCCGACGAGCGGCCAGGTCTTCTTGCGATGCTTGGCGTGGAACTGGAGGAGCATCAGGCCGGTGCTGGTGAAGACGAGGACGGCAGCCGCGAAGGCATCGATGAACAGCCGCCACGGCAGGCCCGTATTGGCGCCCTTGTGCAGATCGTTGAGCAAAGAGATCCAGCCCTGCCGCGTGATCTCGGCCTTGATCGTGCCATCGGCGCGACTGACGCTCACCCACGCATCGCCGCCCGGCCGCGGCATCGCGACATAGACCTCGTCGTCGCTCCATTCGCCTGCGCGCCCCGCCGGATCGAGCCCGACCGACGATGCGACGGCTTCTGCCACCGGGCCGGGCATCGGCGCGTCATCGGCCTTCGGCGTGGCCTTCAGCATCCGCAGAAGCGATGGGGCCAGCGTGGCGGTCCGGTCCTCGACGACCGCATGGCCGGGGATCGAGGCGGCATGGTTCAGTGTGATGCCGGTCAGCGCGAACATCAGCATCCCCGCGAGCGAGATCGCCGCCGAGATCCAGTGCCACGTATGCAGTTGCTTCAGCCACCAGCCGCGCGAGATTCGCTTCTTCTTGCGGGGCGGCTCGATGGTGGGAGAGGGCATGTTCACCGTGTCGCGGTGCGTCAAAAGCTGGCGCATTGCAATGGTATTGATTGTCATTCGCAGAAAAATCGTGTTTCAGCGTCGATACCAAGCTGAAATGATTTCCCCGGTTGGCGGCGGCGCTGCTGCGCTCGCTAGGCTGTTTTCGCCATCTCGCGGTCGAGATAGGCGCAGAACATGTCCGCCAGCGCATCCGCATAGGCGGCGATCTGGTCCGGTTCGCGCGGGATGGAAGAGAAGTGGGTTCCGGCCGCCTTCAGCGTCGTCCGCGTGATGTCAGCCACGATCGATCGCGTCTCCTCGCTCGCTTGCGGCAGCAGATCGTGGATGAACGCGTGGAAGATCCGGCCGCTGGCGGCATGAATCTCCTGCGCCTCGGGCGCATCGCGATAGAGCGGTGCGGCATCGTCGAGCGCGCCCCGTATCTGTGCTTCCTCGCATTCCGATTGGATGAAGGCGTGGACCAGCTTTCGCAGTCGGACAAGCGGGGGTGCCGTGTCATCCTGCAAGATGTCTCCCAGCATCGCCGACGTGCTGCGCCATTCGTCGCTCTGCAGCCGGAACAGGATCGCGGCCTTGTTGGGGAAATATTGGTAGAGCGACCCGACACTCACCCCGGCACGCTCGGCGACGCGCGCGGTGGTGAAGCGCTGGGCGCCCTCGCTCGCCAGAACCTGAACAGCGGCATCCAGAATCGCCGAAACCAATTCGGTCGATCGCGCCTGGCGAGGCTGTTTTCGCGAGGAAACATGGGAAGTTTTGCGCGGTGCCACGATGGGTGCCCGGTAATGCGAATAGGAGATGCGACGAATTATTCGTATTTTTTCGGCGCGGGCAAGTCCGATCGCCCGCCCATCGGAGAAACCGGATGACCACCCTCGTCAGCGCCCCCGTGGCGCCCCTGCTCGATCGCCTGTTCGCGGAGGCCGAAGCAACACCCCCGTCCACCAGCCCTGCCTTCGCGTCCGTATCGTCGGACGAACGCCAGCGGCTGATGCGAAGCAAGGCCGATTATCGCGCGCTCTATGCGGCGCTCAAGGATTTCGCGCTGCCCGTGTCGCGGGATACCGGGCGCCTGCTCTACATCCTGGCGCGCGCCACGCAGGCGAAGGCGATCGTCGAGTTCGGCACCTCGTTCGGCCTGTCGACGCTGCATCTGGCATCGGCTTTGCGCGACAATGGCGGTGGCCGCCTGATTACCAGCGAGTTCGAGCCGTCCAAGCTGGCCACTGCCAAGGTGAATCTCGCCGAGGGCGGGTTGGCCGATCTGGTCGAGTTCCGCGAGGGCGACGCCCTGCAGACGCTCGCCACCGATCTGCCCGACCGGATCGATCTGGTGCTGCTCGATGGCGCCAAGGCGCTCTATGGCGACATTCTCGCATTGCTGGAGCCGCGTCTGCGCCCCGGCGCGGTGATCGTCGCCGACAATGCCGATTACTGCCCCGATTATCTGGAACATGTCGGCTCGCCGGCGAACGGTTACCTTACGATGCCCTTCACCGACGATGTCGAGCTGTCGATCCGGCTGGGCTGATCGCCTGACCGCCGCCGTGTCCCCAAGGGCACGGCGGCGGGGCGCCTCAGAAATTCGCGAAGCGGATCACGAAGCGGACGTTGCGGCCGGGCATGACCACCTCGTCCTTGTTGAGCGCGGTCGCCGCGCGTTGCACGTCGTTGGTCAGGTTCTGGCCGACGACGGCAAACTGGATGTTCGGATAGGCCTGGAATGGCCGCACCGCGATCTGCGCGCTCAGATCGTTGTAATGCGCCGTCGCCGTATCGAAATCGCCATAGTCGTTCTGCTTGCCGACATAGAGGTAGAGCAGGTTGGCATCGACCATCCTGCTCTTCCAAGTGAAGCCGCCGCCGATGCGGTAGGGCGGGATGCGCGGCACGTTGCCGCCCTGGCCCAGCGTCGCGCGGGTATAGTCGCCGAGCGCGTTGATCTCGAGGCTGGTGTCGTCACGCTTCAGGAGCGCGTAGGACGCCTTGCCCTCCAGCCCCCGGAAATGCGCGTTCTGCTGGCGGTAGAACAGCTCCTTGAGATCGCCGCCGTCGCCCTCCACGCAGGTGCCGTCATCGTCGCAGGTGCGGCCGGTGAGGTCGCCGTAGATGTAGTTGTGGAACCATGTGTAATAGGCGCTGCCCTCGAAGCGGAACTTGCCGCTGTCGACGCGGATCGTGCCCTCCAGGGAGTTCGCGCGTTCGATCTTCAGGTTCGGATCGCCCGTCTCGTAAGTGTTCGGGCCGTCATGGCCGCCGCGCGCGTAGAGTTCCGTCTGGCCGGGCGCCCGCCCGGTGCTCGACGCCGTGAGGCCGAGCTTCACGCCCGACGCCAGATCATAGAGCGCGCCGATCGAGCCGCTCACTGGCGTGAAGCGCGCCTTTGTGAATACGTCGGACTTCGGCGTGCCGTTGACTTGCGTATGCTCGACGCGGCCAGCCGCCTGCAGCTTCAGCGCGTTCGTCAGCGGCATTTCGGCGAAAATGTAGCCGGATTCGGTCTGGGTCAGCGTCGGGAAGAGATAGCTCGAATCCTCGCCGATCGCGGAGAAGCGGCGGCGCTGCACCTCGCTGCCGATCGCGAGGTTGGAGATCGGTCCGATCGCATTGAAGGTCAGCTCGGCGCGGCCGTCCCACTCCCGGTTCTTGAAGGTGGTGTCGACGGTGCCGTCGGGCTCGACCTCCTGATGCTGGTAGTCGGCATAGCTGCCCCAGAAATCGAGCTTCTTGAGGATGCCCGAACTGATGTCGATCGTGTCGCGGGTCAGCGCCTTGGTCTGGTGCATGACGATGTGCGTCGTGTCGCTCGGGATGCCGTAATTGGAATCGAAATGCGTGACGGCCGCGCCGAGCTGGCTGTCCCCGAAGAAGTAGGAGGCGCCGCCCGATACGCCGTCGCCGTGGAAATAGCTGTTCTGCTGGGTGCCGAGCGGCGTGTCGTAATCGCTGGTGTAACGATAGAAGGCGTCGGCATGCAGCGCGAAGCCGCCGCCCGCATTCACGTCCGCCAGGCCTGACACCTCGGCGCCGTTGTTGACCGTATTGTAGCTGCTATTGATCTCGCCCTGCACGGTCTGCGTCGGCAGGGCGAGCGGCACGCGGTTGTTCAGCACGTTGACCACGCCGCCGATCGCTTGGCTGCCGTAGCGCAGCGTCGACGGGCCTCGCACCACCTCGATGCTCTGGGCCGAGAGCGGATCGACCGGCACGCCGTGATCGGGGCCGATG encodes the following:
- a CDS encoding TonB-dependent receptor plug domain-containing protein, translating into MRSHYLLGAAVVALVPAMAAAQDAASPPAAAPAIVVTASPFGTDTPTIVARVDRSQILATGGDNIADSLKSVPGISATEFASGASRPIIRGMDATRVRLLEDGTSVSDVSDIGPDHGVPVDPLSAQSIEVVRGPSTLRYGSQAIGGVVNVLNNRVPLALPTQTVQGEINSSYNTVNNGAEVSGLADVNAGGGFALHADAFYRYTSDYDTPLGTQQNSYFHGDGVSGGASYFFGDSQLGAAVTHFDSNYGIPSDTTHIVMHQTKALTRDTIDISSGILKKLDFWGSYADYQHQEVEPDGTVDTTFKNREWDGRAELTFNAIGPISNLAIGSEVQRRRFSAIGEDSSYLFPTLTQTESGYIFAEMPLTNALKLQAAGRVEHTQVNGTPKSDVFTKARFTPVSGSIGALYDLASGVKLGLTASSTGRAPGQTELYARGGHDGPNTYETGDPNLKIERANSLEGTIRVDSGKFRFEGSAYYTWFHNYIYGDLTGRTCDDDGTCVEGDGGDLKELFYRQQNAHFRGLEGKASYALLKRDDTSLEINALGDYTRATLGQGGNVPRIPPYRIGGGFTWKSRMVDANLLYLYVGKQNDYGDFDTATAHYNDLSAQIAVRPFQAYPNIQFAVVGQNLTNDVQRAATALNKDEVVMPGRNVRFVIRFANF